The Amycolatopsis sp. NBC_01480 genome segment GCCGCGCTCGTCGATCGTTTCGACGAGAACGCGGGCGAAAAGCCTGCGCACGGCTCCGGAGAGCAAGCCTGACGAGCGTCCAGCTCGATCCGGGAGAAGAAAGTTCGCTCGCGAGGCGCGAGCAGACCGTTTTAAGGAGATCTACTCGTGGCCGTCCCGAAGCGGAAGATGTCGCGATCCAACACGCGCTCCCGCCGCAGCCAGTGGAAGGCGGCTCCGGTTCAGCTGGTGCCCTGCTCCAACCGCGCCTGCCGCCAGCCCAAGCTCCAGCACATCGCGTGCCCGGCGTGCGGCCAGCACAACGGCCGCCAGGTCGTCGAGCCCGCCTGATCGGGCAGCCGGCCATGGGGGGCAAGTCAGCTGGTGGCGCACCGGCGGATCCCGCAGCCTTACTCGACGCGCTCGGGGTCGTTCTCGACCCCGAGCTGCTTCGGCTGTCCTTGACTCATCGCTCGTACGCGTACGAAAACGGCGGCCTGCCGCCGAACGAGCGGCTGGAGTTCCTCGGCGACGCGGTGCTGGGGCTGGTCGTCACCGACCACCTCTACACCACGCACCCCGATCTGCCCGAGGGTCAGCTCGCGAAGCTGCGGGCCAGTGTGGTCAACATGCACGCGCTGGCCGGAGTCTCGCGCGCGCTCGGTGAAGGTGGGCTCGGCGCGCACCTGCTGCTGGGCAAGGGCGAGGAACTGACCGGTGGCCGCGACAAGGCGAGCATCCTCGCCGACGGCCTCGAGGCCGTGATCGGCGCGGTGTACCTGGCGCACGGGATCGAGATCGCCCGCAAGCTGGTGCACCACCTGTTCGACGGCCTGCTCGCCGAGGCCCCGCTGCGTGGCGCGGGCCTCGACTGGAAGACCAGCCTGCAGGAGCTCACGGCGTCGGCCGGTCTCGGCGTGCCCGAGTACCGCGTCGAGGACACCGGTCCGGACCACCGCAAGGAGTTCACGGCCACGGTGCTCATCGGCGGCCGTCCGCTGGGCCACGGCTCCGGCACCACGAAGAAGGAAGCCGAGCAGAAGGCCGCCGAGACGGCCTGGCGCGCGCTTTCCGACGAGCTGGGCACCGAAGAAACCAGTACCGACGGCAAGGACCAGCCCGAGACCGAGGGCTGACCTCGTCGCCGAATTTCGCCGAAAGCCTGCTGCCGCCTCCCGATCCGGGAAGCGACAGCAGGCTTTCGGGGTTTGCGGGGCGGTTCAGACCACCCGCAGCTGGCCGCCGTCCACGATCAATTCGCTGCCGGTGATGTAGCTCGCCTGGTCCGAGGCGAGGAAGACCACCATCGCGGCGATCTCGGCCGGCTCGCCCAGGCGGCCGAGGGGGATGCCGCCGATGGTCTCGACGAAACCGGCCATCGCCGTTTCGTAGTCGATGCCCAGCTTCTTGGCGAAGCCTTCGATCCCCGATTCGACCAGCGGCGTGCGGGTCAAGCCGGGGGAGACGCGGTTGACCCGCACGCCCTGGCCCGCGATCGCCGAAGCCAGGGTCTTGCTGTACGTCGAGAGCGCCGCCTTCGAAGCCGCGTAGTCCACGCCGACGGCCTGCGGGAACCGGTTCACCGTGGACGTCACGTGCACCACCACCCCCGAACCGCGTTCGATCATGCCCGGCACCAGCTCGCGGTCCAGCCGGACCGCGCTGAGCAGGTTCGTTTCGAGCATGGCCAGCCAATCGCCGTCGCCGACCGACAGCGGGCCTTCAAGGTGGCCCTTGCTCGTGCCGACGTTGTCGACCAGCACGTCGACGCCGCCGAGCAGCCGCTCCGCCTCCCGCGCCAGGCGGATCAGGTCGTCGGGGTCGCGGGCGTCGGTCGCGACGAACCGGACGCCCTCGGGCAGCTCGGCCTCCGTGCGCGCGCTGGCCACGACGGTCGCGCCCGCCTCGGCGAACTGCTGCACCACCGCCAGGCCGATCCCGCGGGTCCCGCCCGTCACCAGCACGCGTTTGCCGCGCAGTCCGCTTTCCTCACCCATGCCGACGACCCTAGTGACGACGCCCCTAGTGACGCTGCCCCGTCCGAAACTGTCGTACCCGCCGGGCAGAATGAGGTCATGCCCGAACTACCCGAGGTGGAGGTCGTCCGCGCCGGCCTGGAAGCCCATGTCGCCGGCCGCACCGTGAGCAAGGTCGAAGTCCTGCACCCGCGCGCCATCCGGCGGCATGTGCTGGGGGCCGAGGACTTCACCGGCCGGCTCGCCGGGGTGCGGATCGACGCCGCCCGCCGCCGGGGGAAATACCTGTGGCTGGAGCTTTCCGGCGGTGAGGCGGTGCTGGCGCACCTCGGCATGAGTGGCCAGATGCTGGTGCAGCCCGAGGGCGCGCCGGACGAGAAGCACCTGCGCGTGCGCGTCCGGTTCGCCGACGACGGGCCGGAATTGCGGTTCGTCGACCAGCGCACGTTCGGCGGGCTGGCGCTCGACGAACTGGTGACCACCGACGGCGAGCAGCTGCCCGGCACCATCGCGCACATCGCGCGCGACCCGATGGACCCGAAGTTCGACGCGGCCGCGGCCGTGCGGGCGCTGCGCTCGCGGCGCACGGAGGTCAAGCGCGCGTTGCTGGACCAGACCTTGGTGTCCGGCGTCGGCAACATCTACGCCGACGAGGCGCTGTGGCGTTCGAAGCTGCACTGGGCCCGGCCGGCCGAGAAGCTGACCGCCGCGCAGGGCCGCGCCCTCGTCACCGCCGCCACCGAGGTGATGGACTCCTCGTTGCAAGCGGGTGGCACGTCGTTCGATGCGTTGTACGTCAACGTGAACGGGCAATCGGGCTACTTCGCGCGCTCCCTCGACGCGTACGGCCAGGAAGGACTACCGTGCCGCCGTTGTGGCACGGCGATCCGGCGGGAGCCGTTCATGAACCGCTCGTCCTACTCCTGCCCGCGCTGCCAGCCGCGGCCGCGCAGCTCGCGTTGATGCATCTCTGAAGGGCATCAACTAGGATGAAAAGCAGCTGAAGGGGGCGTCGCATGGTGGCCACGGAGTCCGGCAAGACTTCGCTTTCGGGCAAGATCGACCAGCTGTTCCACGTGGTGCGCCGGCCCGACCGTGAGCAGTACAGCCACGAGGAGGTCGCGCGCGCCTGCCGCGAGGCGACCGGGGAGAGCTTCTCCACCACGTACCTCTGGCAGCTGCGCACGGGGCGTCGCGACAATCCCACGAAGCGTCATCTCGAGGCTCTCGCTCAGTTCTTCGGCGTTCCTCCGGCATACTTCTTCGACGACGAGCAGAGTGTGAAAATCGCCGAGGAGCTGGCCCTGCTCGGCGCGCTGCGCGACGCGGGGGTCCGTGATGTGGCCTTGCGCGCGGTCACGCTCTCGTCGGATGGGCTCGACACGATCAGCGACATGATCGACGCGATCGCGCGGAGGGAGGCCGGCCGCGGCGGCGCGCAGAAGGAGGGCTGAGCCGTGGCGGACCGGCAGCGTGAACAGCTGTGGCGAAGGTGCCGCCGGCTGGCCGAAACCGCGGCGCTGCCCGAGCCATTCGACTCGGGGCGATTCGTGGCGGGCATCGCCGCCGGCCGGGGACGGCCCATCGAGCTGATGCCGGTGAACACCCCGTCCGGCGGGCCCTGCGGCCTGCTGATGAGTACCGAGCGCGCCGACTACATCCTTTATCCGACCAACACCACGGCCTTGCACCGCCGGCACATCCTGCTGCACGAAGTCGGGCATCTGCTGTGCGGCCACGTCGGTTCCGACGCGGGCGCGGACGGCGCGGCCATCGACTCCGCCGCCAGCCGTCAGCTGATGCCGAGCCTCTCGGCCGAGCTCGTCCGCCGAGTGCTCGGGCGGACCACGTACACGGCTGTCGAAGAGCAGGAGGCCGAGCTGGTCGCGTCGCTCATCGCGCAGCGCGTCGCCCGCGGCTCGGGCACGCGCCCGGCCGTGGAGGCCGACGAGAGTAGTGGCTTCGACGGCGGGATGGCCCGCATGGACAACCTGTTCGGCGGCAAGCCGCGCCGCCGGCACCCGTGAGCGAGACGCTGGCGTACCTGGCCTGCGTGCTCGGGTTCGCCGGCTTCAGCGCCAAACTGCTGGAGGCGGGACGCGACCAGCCGGCGAAACGGCTCTGGTACCTGTCCGGCTTCGGCATCTGCATCGCGCTGGGGATCACCGTCGGCACCGAGGCCATGGACACGCTGACCGGGCACACGCAGTGGTACGCGCAGTTCGCGACGTTCGCCGGCGACGCGTTGAAGATCGGCGCGATCGGCTTCACGGTGGCGTTCGCGCGGTCGATGCGCCTGGGCGACGGCGCGAAGTTCGGCTGGCACGCGGTGGTGACGTGGGTAGTGCTGCTGACGGAGGCGGTGCTGTTCGTGCTCGCCTCGCCGATTCGGTCCGGCGACGTCACCGTGGCGGCCGGGGCCGGGCGGCCGTACTACTTCCTGTACGAGCTGATGTTCGTCGTCTACGGCGTGCCGAGCCTGATCCTGCTGGCGTCGGTCTTCGCGCGCTTCGCCGTGCGCGCCCGGGGCGGGCCTCTTCGCTTGGGGC includes the following:
- the mutM gene encoding bifunctional DNA-formamidopyrimidine glycosylase/DNA-(apurinic or apyrimidinic site) lyase, giving the protein MPELPEVEVVRAGLEAHVAGRTVSKVEVLHPRAIRRHVLGAEDFTGRLAGVRIDAARRRGKYLWLELSGGEAVLAHLGMSGQMLVQPEGAPDEKHLRVRVRFADDGPELRFVDQRTFGGLALDELVTTDGEQLPGTIAHIARDPMDPKFDAAAAVRALRSRRTEVKRALLDQTLVSGVGNIYADEALWRSKLHWARPAEKLTAAQGRALVTAATEVMDSSLQAGGTSFDALYVNVNGQSGYFARSLDAYGQEGLPCRRCGTAIRREPFMNRSSYSCPRCQPRPRSSR
- the rnc gene encoding ribonuclease III; its protein translation is MGGKSAGGAPADPAALLDALGVVLDPELLRLSLTHRSYAYENGGLPPNERLEFLGDAVLGLVVTDHLYTTHPDLPEGQLAKLRASVVNMHALAGVSRALGEGGLGAHLLLGKGEELTGGRDKASILADGLEAVIGAVYLAHGIEIARKLVHHLFDGLLAEAPLRGAGLDWKTSLQELTASAGLGVPEYRVEDTGPDHRKEFTATVLIGGRPLGHGSGTTKKEAEQKAAETAWRALSDELGTEETSTDGKDQPETEG
- a CDS encoding oxidoreductase, translating into MGEESGLRGKRVLVTGGTRGIGLAVVQQFAEAGATVVASARTEAELPEGVRFVATDARDPDDLIRLAREAERLLGGVDVLVDNVGTSKGHLEGPLSVGDGDWLAMLETNLLSAVRLDRELVPGMIERGSGVVVHVTSTVNRFPQAVGVDYAASKAALSTYSKTLASAIAGQGVRVNRVSPGLTRTPLVESGIEGFAKKLGIDYETAMAGFVETIGGIPLGRLGEPAEIAAMVVFLASDQASYITGSELIVDGGQLRVV
- the rpmF gene encoding 50S ribosomal protein L32; translation: MAVPKRKMSRSNTRSRRSQWKAAPVQLVPCSNRACRQPKLQHIACPACGQHNGRQVVEPA
- a CDS encoding helix-turn-helix domain-containing protein, translating into MVATESGKTSLSGKIDQLFHVVRRPDREQYSHEEVARACREATGESFSTTYLWQLRTGRRDNPTKRHLEALAQFFGVPPAYFFDDEQSVKIAEELALLGALRDAGVRDVALRAVTLSSDGLDTISDMIDAIARREAGRGGAQKEG